The Deltaproteobacteria bacterium genomic interval CGCGGTTTTGCGCCGAGCCATCGAGATGCGCGAGGTGAGCCGCCGGGTCAAGCAGCAGCAGCTGGCTCTCGAGCGGCATGTCAACGAGCTCGAGGTCATCGTCGAGGAACGCACGCGTGAGCTGCGGCAGACGAACGAGGTCATCGAGAGCCCGTTACCGTTCATCGGCCCCGGCGCGCAGATGGAGAAGATTGTCCAGCAGATCCGCCAGGTGGCCGACTCTCCGCTCACGGTCCTCGTCGAAGGTGAGACGGGCACAGGAAAGGAACTCGTCGCTCGGGCAATCCATTACCTGAGCTCCCGGCGCGAGAAACCGTTTGTGGCGGTCGATTGCGGCGCGATCCTCGATACGCTCATCGAATCCGAGCTCTTCGGGTATGAGCAGGGCGCGTTCACGGGAGCGCATCAGCGAAAGGAAGGGTACTTCCAGCGCGCGCACGGCGGTACCCTGTTCCTCGATGAGATCGCCAACGTTCCCCTTCCCACGCAGGCCAAGCTCCTGCGTGCTCTCGAGGAGCGAGAGGTGCAGCCGCTCGGCAGCAAGGAGCCGATTCGCGTTTCCGCGCGGATCATCGCCGCCTCGAATGTGTCGCTCGAGCGAGAGGTACGGGCGGGGCGATTCCGCCAAGACGTTTACTATCGCCTCAACGAATTCGGGATCACGCTGCCGCCTCTCCGTGAGCGGGACGACATCCTGCACTTGGCGAACGAGTTTCTTCCCGAAGCCGGTCTGGAACTCGGCCGATCGTGCCGCAAAATCTCAGAAGCCGCGGCCCAGGTCCTTCTGCGATACCACTGGCCCGGGAACGTTCGGGAGCTCAGGAATGTCATCCGCCGGGCGATGCTCCTCGCGTCGGATGTAATCGAGCCGGAGCACCTCGCGGTCATGCCAGTCGAACCGCTGCCCGCGCTCTCGGCGACGGGATGCCGTGGACCGGCGGAAACCGTCAACTCGCTGAAGGAGATCGCCGGCGCGGCTGCCGCCGATGCCGAGCAGCAGGCGATCCGCCGGGTGCTCCAAGTCACCGGCGGAAACAAGA includes:
- a CDS encoding sigma-54-dependent Fis family transcriptional regulator; the protein is MREVSRRVKQQQLALERHVNELEVIVEERTRELRQTNEVIESPLPFIGPGAQMEKIVQQIRQVADSPLTVLVEGETGTGKELVARAIHYLSSRREKPFVAVDCGAILDTLIESELFGYEQGAFTGAHQRKEGYFQRAHGGTLFLDEIANVPLPTQAKLLRALEEREVQPLGSKEPIRVSARIIAASNVSLEREVRAGRFRQDVYYRLNEFGITLPPLRERDDILHLANEFLPEAGLELGRSCRKISEAAAQVLLRYHWPGNVRELRNVIRRAMLLASDVIEPEHLAVMPVEPLPALSATGCRGPAETVNSLKEIAGAAAADAEQQAIRRVLQVTGGNKSEAARLLRTDYKTLYLKMKEYGIDAAPFRNSARPG